In Paenibacillus sp. 1781tsa1, one DNA window encodes the following:
- a CDS encoding beta-glucoside-specific PTS transporter subunit IIABC: MSNYDQLAKDILSGVGGRDNVNSVFHCVTRLRFKLKNESVAKTEELKNLPGVITVMQSGGQYQVVIGNEVPDVYKAVVKAGNFPTEGQIEEEADNSGKKVGLFSRFIDMISGVFTPLLGLLAATGMIKGFTAMFVAFGWVENTSGTYHLLNALGDSLFYFFPIFLGYTAIKKFGGSPFLGMAIGASLVYPTLSGLTAGDPLYTLFTGTLFESPIHITFLGIPVILMTYSTSVIPIIIATFFAVKIERFFKNIIPKVVSTFLVPFFTLLVIVPVTFIVIGPIATWAGQLVGAGTTSIYELSPIITGLVLGGFWQVLVLFGLHWGLVPVMLLNLSTSGADPVLAMSFGASFAQTGAVLAVLLKTKNSKLKSLSIPAFISGIFGVTEPAIYGVTLPLKKPFIMSCIGGAVGGGILGWAGSKLYVFGGLGIFGIPSFINKEAGPDSGFYMSIVAVLVAFIVGFVLTYVVGFQDKVEAKPAPAPVLDPNPNSRYEIVSPMAGEVVALKDINDVTFAGEHMGKGIAIRPTSGRVVSPITGIVQTVYRTKHAIGIVSDDGVEMLIHIGQDTVKLKGEHFTTHVKDGDRVNAGDLIVEFDLQAIKDAGYETVTPIIVTNTSNYLDVVGTKDASVHEKDKLITVLS, translated from the coding sequence ATGAGCAACTACGATCAATTAGCTAAGGACATTCTGTCAGGTGTAGGTGGTCGAGACAATGTAAACAGCGTATTCCATTGTGTAACAAGACTGCGGTTTAAACTGAAAAATGAAAGCGTAGCCAAAACGGAAGAACTTAAAAATCTGCCAGGTGTTATTACCGTCATGCAGAGTGGTGGACAGTATCAAGTCGTTATCGGCAACGAAGTGCCGGATGTATATAAAGCAGTGGTTAAGGCAGGGAATTTCCCAACCGAAGGTCAGATTGAAGAGGAAGCAGACAACTCAGGTAAAAAGGTAGGGTTGTTCAGCCGCTTTATCGACATGATCTCCGGTGTGTTCACACCATTACTCGGTTTGCTGGCTGCAACAGGTATGATCAAAGGTTTTACAGCCATGTTTGTAGCATTTGGATGGGTAGAAAATACATCAGGAACATATCATTTGCTGAATGCACTTGGTGATTCACTGTTCTACTTCTTCCCGATCTTCCTTGGATACACGGCAATCAAGAAATTTGGGGGTTCACCGTTCCTGGGTATGGCGATAGGTGCTTCGTTAGTGTATCCTACGCTGTCCGGTTTGACTGCAGGAGATCCACTATACACTTTGTTCACAGGTACATTGTTTGAATCACCAATTCACATTACGTTCTTAGGTATCCCGGTTATATTGATGACGTATTCAACATCGGTTATTCCGATCATTATTGCTACGTTCTTCGCTGTGAAGATTGAAAGATTCTTCAAAAACATCATTCCTAAAGTGGTTAGCACATTCTTGGTTCCATTCTTCACTTTGCTCGTGATTGTTCCGGTAACCTTCATTGTAATTGGTCCAATAGCCACTTGGGCAGGTCAATTGGTTGGTGCAGGTACAACAAGTATCTATGAATTGAGTCCAATTATTACAGGTTTGGTTCTCGGCGGATTCTGGCAAGTGCTAGTACTGTTTGGACTTCACTGGGGACTTGTACCGGTTATGCTTCTTAACCTAAGTACATCGGGGGCTGATCCAGTTCTTGCAATGTCCTTCGGCGCTTCTTTTGCTCAAACGGGTGCAGTACTTGCAGTTCTGCTCAAAACAAAAAATTCCAAGTTGAAATCATTAAGTATTCCAGCGTTTATTTCCGGTATATTCGGAGTAACTGAGCCGGCAATCTATGGTGTAACTCTTCCATTGAAAAAGCCGTTTATCATGAGTTGTATTGGTGGTGCTGTCGGTGGTGGTATTTTAGGATGGGCAGGCTCAAAGCTTTACGTTTTTGGTGGACTGGGTATCTTCGGTATTCCAAGCTTTATCAACAAAGAAGCAGGTCCAGATTCTGGATTCTATATGTCCATTGTCGCAGTATTGGTAGCATTCATCGTTGGTTTTGTTCTGACGTATGTGGTTGGGTTCCAAGACAAAGTAGAAGCTAAACCAGCTCCAGCACCTGTACTTGATCCAAATCCGAACAGCAGATACGAAATCGTGAGCCCAATGGCTGGTGAAGTCGTTGCACTGAAAGATATTAATGACGTAACGTTTGCAGGAGAGCATATGGGTAAAGGGATTGCAATTCGTCCAACCAGCGGTAGAGTGGTATCTCCAATTACGGGTATTGTTCAAACGGTATATCGCACGAAACATGCCATTGGTATTGTAAGCGATGATGGTGTAGAGATGCTGATCCATATTGGTCAGGATACGGTGAAGCTGAAAGGTGAACATTTTACAACCCATGTGAAGGACGGAGACCGTGTTAACGCAGGTGATTTGATTGTTGAGTTTGACCTGCAAGCGATTAAGGATGCAGGATATGAGACGGTTACACCGATCATTGTCACGAATACTTCGAATTATCTGGACGTTGTAGGAACGAAAGATGCATCTGTTCATGAGAAAGATAAATTGATCACGGTATTAAGTTAA
- the licT gene encoding BglG family transcription antiterminator LicT gives MKIEKVLNNNAVVAMNDEQQEVIIIGRGIAYQKRAGDMVSEQHIDKIFTLQNEDIQENFKALISSIPLEYMKVSEEIIAYAKLKLGKKLNESIYLHLTDHIHFAIERYRKNLPIRNGLIWETKQLYKEEYEVGMEALNMICDQFGVILPEDEAGFMALHFVNAALNEEMPNIKSMTQVMQEILTIIKYHFKIDFDENSLTFYRFVTHLKFFAQRLVKGKHYKSNNDDELFLMIQKKYPAAHKCSEKIKKFIESNYTYQLTDEEIMYLTIHIERVVNATSE, from the coding sequence GTGAAAATCGAGAAGGTGCTGAACAATAATGCTGTAGTTGCAATGAATGACGAACAACAGGAAGTTATTATCATTGGCCGGGGGATTGCTTATCAGAAGCGGGCAGGTGATATGGTTTCCGAGCAGCATATCGATAAGATATTTACTTTACAGAATGAAGATATTCAGGAAAACTTCAAGGCATTAATCTCAAGCATTCCTCTGGAATACATGAAAGTGTCCGAGGAAATCATCGCTTACGCCAAATTAAAACTTGGCAAGAAACTGAATGAGAGCATTTACTTGCACCTCACAGACCATATTCACTTTGCCATTGAGCGGTATCGCAAGAATCTGCCTATACGCAACGGGTTGATCTGGGAGACGAAGCAGTTATACAAAGAGGAATACGAAGTCGGAATGGAAGCGCTCAATATGATCTGTGATCAGTTTGGCGTAATCCTGCCCGAGGACGAAGCCGGTTTTATGGCACTTCACTTTGTCAATGCAGCTTTGAACGAAGAAATGCCCAACATCAAGAGTATGACACAGGTCATGCAGGAAATCTTGACGATTATCAAGTATCATTTCAAGATTGATTTTGATGAGAACTCACTGACATTCTATCGCTTTGTGACGCATTTGAAGTTTTTCGCCCAACGTTTGGTGAAGGGAAAACATTACAAGAGCAACAACGACGATGAACTGTTCCTGATGATTCAGAAAAAGTATCCAGCAGCGCACAAGTGCTCGGAGAAAATCAAGAAGTTCATTGAAAGCAACTACACCTATCAACTAACTGACGAAGAAATCATGTACTTAACGATTCATATTGAGAGAGTTGTGAATGCAACTTCTGAATAA
- a CDS encoding beta-glucoside-specific PTS transporter subunit IIABC — protein MKHEQLAKDILSGVGGKQNINSVVHCATRLRFKLKNDSNAKTDELKNLPGVITVMQSGGQYQVVVGNEVSDVYKALLQVGNMSTDGPVSNNDESDSSGKKESLLGRFIDLISGVFTPILGLLAATGMIKGFLSMFTSLEWLDPASGTYQLLNAAGDCLFYFFPIFLGYTAMKKFGGSPFLGMAIGASLVYPTLSGLSGGDPLYTLFAGTLFESPIHITFLGIPVILMSYSSSVIPIIIAAYFGAKVETFFKKIIPSVVRTFLTPFFTILIVVPVTFLLIGPIATWASQLIGAGVSGIYDLSPLVTGIVVGGLWQVLVIFGLHWGIVPIMLLNLSTLKADPILAMMFAASFAQIGAVLGVMLKTKNTKLKSLGVPAFVSGIFGVTEPAIYGLTLPLKKPFIMSCIASATAGGIIGFAGSKMFVFASGIFGVPALISPTEGINYEFWMAMIATIIAFVLGFVLVYFVGFKDPANPEAAKQAPEPVKEEKVALEPNPNNRYEIASPMTGDVVPLKEINDATFAGEHMGKGIAIRPTSGRVVSPINGVVQTIYRTRHAIGLVDDQGVEILIHIGQDTVQLKGQHFTAHVKDGDRVTVGDLIVEFDLQAIIEAGYETVTPIIVTNTADYLDVVATTNREVQEKDKLITIIG, from the coding sequence ATGAAACACGAGCAATTAGCCAAAGACATTCTGTCTGGCGTTGGTGGTAAACAGAACATTAACAGCGTAGTTCACTGCGCGACCAGACTTCGTTTCAAATTAAAAAATGATAGTAATGCCAAAACAGACGAACTCAAAAATCTGCCAGGAGTCATAACGGTAATGCAAAGCGGTGGACAGTACCAGGTTGTCGTGGGCAACGAAGTGTCTGATGTGTATAAAGCCTTGCTACAAGTTGGCAATATGAGTACTGATGGACCGGTCTCTAATAATGATGAGTCTGACTCTTCCGGCAAAAAAGAAAGTCTCTTGGGTCGATTTATCGACTTGATCTCAGGTGTATTTACACCCATTCTTGGCTTGCTTGCTGCAACAGGGATGATCAAAGGTTTCTTGTCCATGTTTACTTCTCTTGAGTGGTTGGACCCGGCTTCAGGAACATATCAATTGTTGAATGCTGCTGGAGACTGCCTGTTCTACTTCTTCCCAATCTTCTTAGGTTATACAGCAATGAAAAAATTCGGTGGATCTCCATTTCTCGGGATGGCCATCGGAGCATCACTTGTATATCCGACCTTATCCGGTCTTAGCGGTGGAGACCCGTTGTATACACTGTTTGCAGGCACATTGTTTGAATCTCCGATTCATATCACGTTCCTGGGTATTCCTGTAATCTTGATGAGTTATTCCTCATCCGTAATTCCGATAATTATTGCTGCTTATTTTGGGGCAAAGGTAGAAACGTTCTTCAAAAAGATCATTCCTTCTGTTGTGAGAACGTTCCTCACGCCATTCTTTACCATTCTGATTGTTGTACCTGTGACATTCCTCTTGATTGGTCCAATCGCGACATGGGCAAGTCAGCTGATTGGTGCCGGGGTATCGGGCATCTATGACTTGAGTCCGTTGGTAACCGGTATTGTTGTTGGTGGATTGTGGCAAGTATTGGTCATCTTTGGATTGCACTGGGGTATCGTACCCATCATGTTGCTCAATCTGTCCACTCTGAAAGCAGATCCAATTCTGGCGATGATGTTTGCTGCTTCTTTTGCTCAGATTGGTGCCGTTCTTGGCGTTATGCTTAAAACGAAAAATACTAAACTCAAATCACTTGGAGTTCCTGCCTTTGTATCCGGTATCTTTGGTGTAACTGAGCCTGCTATTTATGGTCTTACTTTGCCATTGAAAAAACCATTTATTATGAGTTGTATTGCTTCTGCAACCGCTGGTGGTATTATTGGATTCGCTGGTTCCAAAATGTTTGTATTTGCTTCAGGAATCTTCGGTGTTCCAGCGCTCATTAGTCCCACAGAAGGGATCAACTATGAATTCTGGATGGCCATGATTGCTACTATCATTGCTTTTGTATTAGGCTTTGTTCTTGTTTATTTTGTAGGATTCAAAGATCCTGCTAATCCGGAGGCTGCCAAACAGGCTCCAGAGCCAGTAAAAGAAGAGAAGGTTGCACTTGAGCCTAATCCAAACAATCGCTACGAAATTGCCAGCCCGATGACGGGTGATGTGGTTCCTCTGAAAGAAATTAATGATGCTACATTTGCTGGTGAACATATGGGTAAAGGAATTGCCATTCGTCCAACCAGTGGAAGAGTTGTATCCCCGATTAATGGTGTGGTACAGACGATTTACCGTACCAGACATGCGATTGGACTTGTAGATGATCAAGGTGTAGAGATTCTAATCCATATCGGTCAGGATACGGTACAGCTCAAAGGGCAACATTTTACTGCACATGTAAAAGACGGGGATCGTGTGACTGTTGGCGATTTGATCGTTGAATTCGATCTTCAAGCTATCATTGAGGCGGGATATGAGACCGTTACACCGATTATTGTAACCAATACGGCTGATTATTTGGACGTGGTTGCGACAACAAATCGTGAAGTGCAAGAGAAGGATAAATTGATTACGATTATTGGTTAA